DNA sequence from the Sulfurimonas sediminis genome:
AATAAAATCCGCAGGGGAAACAAAACCAAGTTTTTCATTTTTCCATCGCACAAGTGCTTCCACCCCATGGAGCGTTCCATCTGCATTTATTTGTGGTTGGTATACCATATAAATTTCATTTTTTTGCAAAGCACTTCTAAGTTCTTGCTCGATCGTAATATTTGCACTGTTTTTTTCTTGCATCTCTTTTGTAAAAAAAGCATAAGAATTTTTTACTTTTTTTGCCTCGTACATAGCTATATCTGCCAAAGAGAGCAAGGTATCAAAATCAGAAGCATCATCAGGGTATACAGAAACACCGACACTTGCACCCAGTCTTACTTCTATGTCTTCTATAATATAAGGCATGGTAATAACTTCTATTAACTCTTGCAGATTTTTATTTTGAGAATTATTGATAATGATAAATTCGTCTCCTCCCTGTCGCGCTACCAAATCTTTTTCTGTAAAAAAAGCTTGCAGCCTCTTCGCAACGAGAACAAGTATTTTATCTCCAAAAATATGTCCAAAAGTATCATTAATATTTTTAAAATTATCAAGATCAATAAAAATAACCTGTGCGCCCTTTTGCATAACAAACTTATTTGAATGATAAACATTTTCATAAATAAATGCTCTGTTTGGCAAATTAGTCAGCAAATCATGGGTCGTTTTAAAGAGTAAATCACGCTCTTTGGCGTTTTCATACTTTTCTATCGACTTAAATAAAAAATAAAACAGAAGCATCATAATTATATAAAGCATTACCAACAAAACAATGTCTTTGTATATCTCTTGTGTTATAGCACTATTGTAATGATACACACTTATCCAGACTTTGTATTTTTTATCATAATAAAGAGCTCCGTTTATAGGTCTTCCCTGCATATCTTTTGAAAAAAAAGAAAAAACTTTAGCACTGCTTTTTAATTCTTGCAGCGTTATATGATTCATTACTAATATCTGATTTATAACGGATGTACATCTATTTTTAGGGCAGGATTCTCCATAAAGTATTTGTGCATCGTGATTGTCTTTTTTATTGGAGTAAAAGAGGCGATAATAGCCCTCAGAAAATTTTTTAATTAACAAAATATCTTCATCAGGTTCTGTTTCAAAACCGGAAAAAAGATTTTTTTTCTGTGTATTAATTATAGCAATAGCCATGACACCGACAACTTTGCCGTTTTTGTCACGAATCGCTTTTCGCAGTGGTAAAATCCATTGTCCCAACGGTTTAAAAAAGAAACTTCTGCCAATCACTAAATGTTGACTTTTGAGTGTCTCCTGGAAAGAACTTTTTGCTTCTTTGATTTCTAAAGCATTTATTTTCTTTCCATGAAGTTCTTTATTTGATATAAGCAGATTTCCTTGCGGATCAAGATAGCCAAAACCTATGACCGCAGGATTCACCTCTTGCAGTGTATCAAAAATTTTTGTTTTTTCTTTAGGATCTTTTGAGATATGAGGATTAACAACCGTTGTTCCCACAACTTGCAGCATCGTCTCAGATTGTACCAAAAAATCATGAAACATTTTTGCAACATTTGCAGTGTCCTGCTCATTTTTTTTACGTACAATACTTTGTAACTCTGTATACTTTGTATAAGTAAAAGCAGCAAATACCACTGCAGAACTTATCATAATGACATAAAAAATAGTCCATTTGTTTTTTACTATATTCATAGTATTAATTGTAGCACAATTTTTTATGAAAGTCAGTTTTTATAATTTTTAACAAGCTTTTTTATAAGTTCAATTTATTGCCAAAAAAAACTTAAAAGTGGTATTTTTCACATAAGAACGGATTGTTTCTTTTAATGTTTTTACATGTAAACCTTTATACCTTATGGGTATCTTTAAAACTTACTAACATCTTTTTCTTGCCACAAGAGAAGCCACACGGGTATCTTCTCCTCGCAGATTCACTTCATCCCTTTCTTCATAGTAAATAATATCAAGCCCGATAAAGGCATGGAGCAATTCGTTTGTACG
Encoded proteins:
- a CDS encoding bifunctional diguanylate cyclase/phosphodiesterase produces the protein MNIVKNKWTIFYVIMISSAVVFAAFTYTKYTELQSIVRKKNEQDTANVAKMFHDFLVQSETMLQVVGTTVVNPHISKDPKEKTKIFDTLQEVNPAVIGFGYLDPQGNLLISNKELHGKKINALEIKEAKSSFQETLKSQHLVIGRSFFFKPLGQWILPLRKAIRDKNGKVVGVMAIAIINTQKKNLFSGFETEPDEDILLIKKFSEGYYRLFYSNKKDNHDAQILYGESCPKNRCTSVINQILVMNHITLQELKSSAKVFSFFSKDMQGRPINGALYYDKKYKVWISVYHYNSAITQEIYKDIVLLVMLYIIMMLLFYFLFKSIEKYENAKERDLLFKTTHDLLTNLPNRAFIYENVYHSNKFVMQKGAQVIFIDLDNFKNINDTFGHIFGDKILVLVAKRLQAFFTEKDLVARQGGDEFIIINNSQNKNLQELIEVITMPYIIEDIEVRLGASVGVSVYPDDASDFDTLLSLADIAMYEAKKVKNSYAFFTKEMQEKNSANITIEQELRSALQKNEIYMVYQPQINADGTLHGVEALVRWKNEKLGFVSPADFIPVAEATGLILELGNYITNRLLLEIKKIYAEVGKTFQLSVNVSIVQLMENHFLKNLLEMIHKVQFDTSLLTLEVTERLPIEDLDYVLPILKSIRAEGMLLSLDDFGTGYSSLSVLTKLPINELKIDKAFVDELLYSNKDKNLVKTIINIGKNFSMDILAEGTESKEQVDKLKEYGCDIFQGYYYSKPLKKEDLIAFIRSLQC